One Nostoc punctiforme PCC 73102 DNA window includes the following coding sequences:
- a CDS encoding tetratricopeptide repeat protein, producing MQTFYIKLVPLEKHFVELRYAVGHQARYETQQLDISSIENLIQKAKGSYYMLMPDLKGIGYQLFCWLDGTGRWLSRAINNCTEEGLILALDVRERLGHLPWETLHNGEQFLIERVNPVVVPIRWVDRSIQDLEDTQQRPLRILFMATSPDDVEPPLDFEQEEAQILTETRDIPLNLRVEESGCIAELSKLWGRYREPFDVFHLTGHASIKDERPFFLTETETGELHPAYASEIASALRFRIPQLVFLSGCRTGEAASDGAVSSLAESLIEQGCRAVLGWGRPIADVVATQAAAYLYSKLAAGYELSEALASTYQYLREAKVEDWHLLRLYIRGQCPKALIEPLGDQVWLPEEPIYEQFLDSQGIVRVATPQEFVGRRRILQRTLRALRAADKLGVILYGLGGVGKSTVAARLLERLQGYDEIFIYRQLDEDKLLRQLAEQCLSATGQEILQRNLPLTQKLTKFLREGLNEQVQRLIFVLDDFEANLELRTDGSAVLKPEAVAVLISLLKAITQSRLPHRIIITSRYDFLLPELNQRFHREQLAALSGTELQKKCNRLVSFAPGSEIDRELQLKALATSAGNPRLLEWLDKVLQVQQVGKTQILEQVEKTTQDFRESILAEELLNRQPIKLQRMLGFSLVYKLPVPQSAIEVLCPKTFDVNSYISRAVALGLLECIHSQQETLYYVPRIIEPLLDFPKDSIDLYKAAAEYLDKIWFFKGFKKSIKAEEKLSENFQPYDPFEKSMPSDRLFELYRLATEAFNPDLLTRANWFLVMRLNRQGRYREVATLCKFVRDGAYAHLKIHIISFRLLYYLAKAQEHIGEVEEALYNYQEALKLCSDEYETEKAAILHDLADLYVKQGNYQQALTICQQVMKIDEKDNNKLGKAKSLSQIADIKRELGEPEEALKLYMEVLELTQETGDKNFLYTVQNNIATLQVDLGQTDAWDNLLPSLVSHRTQSENLEDKIPLLSNTASLRLKQGEIEEAREILEQLNKLLPQIDNSWLKAMLLHNLATFRSECGDRELALELYNQALELHRKNGDQPREAMTLQEIGILYERQNNVSEALKFLEDSYQLSLKIGNKDTQAHVLPRIASILIDQDNLDEAEEKLNTALAILNQFNNPKHHALALREMGRLKIKQENYNTGADFLGEALEKCSSVVDVVLRATILKLLGEVLSFLGEVDVAFEHLTESLNIYQKLNWTNDVEKVRGLIKNTQLIKPMRLYQSAATEAEKGNARAALDLLEQALPMIEQLGDEEMKAGILLSMGNLLIHEGDFAEGVKRASQAIEIAKQHNLPEREKIENIALAVQYEKLRHLFDSAQEKCESQEFEEVLNLAHQCLELSEILKDVRWCSEVLSMLGQIKAHQGDYQGGVQDLERAVSLAQENQLDGIDELQEIIFTVKNNEAVYLYEQANFAAQQGNIEEAIELARKAYEFQCSINHKNSQPATLGLLGQLLLAQNKSAEGLKQLQRALDIAQELQAQEIIDQLREMISVFSGQIEDQDIGGEQL from the coding sequence GTGCAGACGTTTTACATCAAATTAGTACCGCTTGAAAAGCACTTTGTAGAATTGCGTTATGCAGTAGGACATCAAGCAAGATATGAAACACAACAGCTTGATATATCATCAATTGAAAACTTAATTCAGAAGGCAAAAGGTAGCTACTACATGCTGATGCCTGATTTAAAAGGAATTGGGTATCAATTATTTTGTTGGTTGGATGGAACTGGCAGGTGGCTAAGTCGAGCAATTAATAATTGCACAGAGGAAGGGTTAATTTTAGCGCTAGATGTGCGTGAACGATTAGGGCATCTGCCTTGGGAAACGTTGCATAATGGAGAGCAATTTTTAATAGAACGTGTTAATCCAGTTGTCGTTCCAATACGTTGGGTTGATCGTTCTATTCAAGATTTAGAGGATACCCAGCAACGTCCTTTACGGATTTTATTCATGGCAACATCGCCAGACGATGTAGAACCGCCGCTCGATTTTGAGCAGGAAGAAGCTCAAATTTTGACAGAAACAAGAGATATTCCTCTTAATTTACGAGTAGAAGAAAGTGGTTGTATTGCAGAACTAAGCAAACTCTGGGGACGTTATCGTGAACCGTTCGATGTTTTTCACCTGACGGGACATGCATCTATTAAGGATGAACGGCCGTTTTTTCTTACAGAAACTGAAACTGGTGAACTTCACCCGGCATACGCATCAGAGATTGCTTCAGCTTTAAGGTTTCGTATACCGCAGCTAGTGTTTTTATCAGGTTGCCGAACAGGTGAAGCGGCGAGTGATGGTGCAGTATCTTCTTTAGCTGAATCATTAATTGAGCAAGGTTGTCGAGCCGTTTTAGGATGGGGACGACCGATAGCAGATGTAGTAGCTACACAAGCCGCAGCATATCTCTACAGCAAACTGGCTGCCGGGTATGAACTTTCGGAGGCACTTGCTAGTACTTATCAATATCTACGAGAGGCCAAGGTTGAGGATTGGCATCTACTTAGACTTTATATCCGAGGTCAGTGTCCAAAAGCATTGATTGAACCATTAGGCGATCAAGTATGGTTGCCAGAAGAACCGATTTATGAACAGTTTCTAGATTCGCAAGGAATTGTTCGGGTTGCCACACCACAGGAGTTTGTAGGAAGACGCAGAATACTGCAACGTACCTTGAGAGCATTACGGGCAGCAGATAAGTTAGGTGTAATTTTATATGGTTTAGGTGGAGTTGGTAAAAGTACTGTTGCAGCAAGGCTTTTAGAACGTTTACAAGGCTATGACGAAATTTTTATCTATCGGCAATTAGATGAGGATAAGCTGCTAAGGCAGCTTGCTGAACAATGTCTTTCAGCAACGGGACAGGAAATTTTACAAAGAAATCTACCACTCACGCAAAAGTTAACCAAATTCTTACGAGAAGGACTGAATGAGCAAGTGCAGAGACTAATCTTTGTTCTTGATGACTTTGAAGCAAACCTAGAATTGAGAACAGACGGTAGTGCAGTCTTAAAGCCTGAAGCTGTAGCAGTCTTGATATCTTTGTTGAAGGCAATAACTCAATCGCGTCTTCCACACCGGATTATTATTACATCCAGGTATGATTTTTTGCTTCCAGAGCTAAATCAGCGATTCCACCGAGAGCAGTTAGCTGCCTTATCAGGTACTGAACTACAGAAAAAATGTAACCGTTTAGTATCTTTTGCACCTGGTTCTGAAATCGATCGAGAGTTACAACTCAAAGCTTTGGCAACTTCGGCAGGTAATCCTCGTTTGTTAGAGTGGTTAGACAAAGTTTTACAAGTGCAACAAGTTGGTAAGACACAAATACTAGAACAGGTAGAGAAAACCACCCAAGACTTTCGTGAAAGTATTCTGGCAGAGGAATTACTCAATCGACAACCAATCAAATTGCAACGAATGCTTGGGTTTAGCTTGGTTTATAAGTTACCAGTGCCTCAGTCTGCAATAGAAGTTCTTTGTCCAAAAACTTTCGATGTAAATAGTTATATTTCTAGAGCGGTTGCATTAGGTTTACTTGAGTGTATACATTCTCAACAAGAAACTTTGTACTATGTTCCACGAATTATAGAGCCACTTCTTGATTTTCCTAAAGATTCCATAGATTTATATAAAGCTGCTGCGGAATATTTAGATAAAATATGGTTTTTTAAAGGTTTTAAAAAAAGTATAAAGGCAGAGGAAAAACTATCAGAAAACTTTCAGCCTTATGATCCTTTTGAGAAATCCATGCCCAGTGATAGGTTGTTTGAGTTATATCGACTTGCAACTGAAGCTTTCAATCCAGACTTATTAACTAGAGCAAATTGGTTTTTAGTCATGCGGCTCAACCGCCAAGGAAGGTACAGAGAAGTAGCTACGCTATGTAAATTTGTCCGTGATGGAGCTTATGCTCACTTAAAAATTCATATTATCTCTTTTAGGCTCCTCTACTACTTAGCAAAAGCGCAAGAACATATTGGGGAAGTGGAAGAGGCTTTGTATAACTATCAAGAGGCACTAAAACTTTGTTCGGATGAATATGAAACTGAAAAAGCTGCAATTTTACATGATTTAGCGGATTTATACGTTAAGCAGGGTAACTATCAGCAAGCCCTGACGATATGCCAGCAGGTTATGAAAATTGATGAGAAAGATAATAATAAGCTCGGTAAAGCTAAGTCCCTTAGTCAAATAGCAGATATTAAGAGAGAATTAGGTGAACCCGAAGAAGCACTTAAATTGTATATGGAAGTACTAGAACTTACTCAAGAAACAGGGGATAAAAATTTTCTATATACTGTACAAAATAACATTGCCACTCTTCAAGTTGATCTTGGTCAAACTGATGCTTGGGATAACCTATTACCAAGTTTAGTTTCACATAGAACGCAGTCCGAAAACCTTGAGGATAAAATTCCACTCCTCAGCAATACAGCATCGCTGAGGCTTAAACAAGGTGAAATAGAAGAGGCAAGAGAGATTTTAGAACAGTTGAACAAATTACTGCCTCAAATTGATAACTCTTGGCTCAAGGCAATGCTTTTACATAATCTAGCTACTTTCCGCTCAGAATGTGGTGATCGTGAGCTTGCTTTAGAGCTTTACAATCAAGCTCTTGAACTGCACAGAAAGAATGGCGATCAACCGCGTGAAGCAATGACACTTCAGGAGATAGGAATTCTCTATGAGCGTCAAAATAATGTCAGTGAAGCTTTAAAGTTTCTCGAAGATTCTTACCAGTTGTCATTGAAGATTGGAAATAAAGACACTCAAGCCCATGTTTTACCACGAATCGCATCGATACTGATTGATCAAGATAATTTAGATGAGGCCGAAGAGAAATTAAATACAGCTTTAGCAATACTAAATCAATTTAACAATCCAAAACATCATGCGCTCGCTCTTAGAGAAATGGGACGGCTTAAAATAAAACAAGAAAATTATAATACAGGAGCAGATTTTTTAGGGGAAGCTTTAGAGAAATGTAGTTCAGTTGTTGATGTTGTTCTTCGAGCTACTATTCTCAAGCTTTTAGGAGAGGTTTTATCCTTTCTTGGTGAAGTAGATGTTGCATTTGAGCATTTAACAGAATCCCTCAATATTTACCAAAAATTAAATTGGACTAATGATGTCGAAAAAGTTAGAGGGCTAATTAAGAATACTCAACTAATAAAGCCTATGCGGTTGTATCAATCAGCAGCAACCGAAGCAGAAAAAGGTAATGCAAGAGCGGCACTTGATTTACTTGAGCAAGCCCTACCTATGATTGAACAACTTGGCGACGAAGAAATGAAAGCAGGTATTTTGCTATCAATGGGAAACCTTTTGATACATGAAGGAGATTTTGCGGAGGGTGTTAAAAGAGCATCACAAGCGATTGAAATTGCCAAACAGCATAATCTTCCTGAGAGGGAAAAGATAGAAAATATTGCCCTTGCAGTACAGTACGAAAAACTCAGACACCTTTTTGATTCGGCTCAGGAAAAATGCGAAAGCCAAGAATTTGAAGAAGTGCTGAATTTAGCTCACCAATGTTTAGAACTTTCAGAAATATTAAAGGATGTTCGCTGGTGTTCAGAAGTTTTATCAATGCTTGGTCAAATCAAGGCACATCAGGGCGATTATCAAGGTGGAGTACAAGATTTGGAAAGGGCAGTTTCTTTGGCTCAAGAAAATCAACTTGATGGAATTGACGAATTACAGGAAATAATTTTCACAGTAAAGAACAATGAGGCAGTTTACTTATATGAACAAGCTAATTTTGCTGCTCAACAAGGAAATATAGAAGAGGCAATTGAACTTGCTCGAAAAGCGTATGAATTTCAGTGCAGTATCAATCATAAAAACAGCCAACCTGCTACTTTAGGCTTGCTGGGACAACTGTTGCTAGCACAAAATAAATCCGCCGAAGGATTAAAGCAGCTACAGCGAGCATTAGATATTGCCCAAGAGCTACAAGCACAAGAAATTATAGATCAGCTTCG
- a CDS encoding heavy metal translocating P-type ATPase — protein sequence MDTLTLKLRGMSCAGCANNIEKAIRSVSGVIDCNVNFGAEQAAIRYDRSLASLEKIQTAIAAAGYSSDSLQSELLSEEDDTEIASRQALQRELFLKVIVGGVISIFLFLGSLPMMTGLNFPLIPSFLQNPWVQLALTTPVIFWCGGSFYRNGWKSLKRHTATMDTLIALGTSAAYIYSLFVTVFPNFFIVQGLIPHVYYEVAAIVITLILLGRLLENRARGQTSEAIRKLIGLQARDARVIRDGREIDVPIAEVRINDVILVRPGEKIPVDGEVIAGDSTVDEAMVTGESLPVKKQPGDEVIGATINGAGAFQFRVTRVGNDTFLAQIVKLVQQAQGSKAPIQRLADRVTGWFVPAVIAVAIATFVIWFNFTGNLTLATMTTVGVLIIACPCALGLATPTSVMVGTGKGAENGILIKGADSLELAHKIQTIVLDKTGTLTQGKPTVTDFVTVNGTANGNEIKLLQLAATVERNSEHPLAEAVVKYAQSQEVSLIEVKNFQANAGSGVQAVVSNQLVQIGTQRWLTELGINTMTLQQYKDTWETAGKTVILIAVDGELQGIMGIADALKPSSAAVVKALQKLGLEVVMLTGDNRKTADAIAAEVGIERIFAEVRPDQKAAIIQSLQGEIKKSPNSKSKIVAMVGDGINDAPALAQADVGIAIGTGTDVAIAASDITLISGDLQGIVTAIQLSHATINNIKQNLFFAFIYNVIGIPIAAGILFPIFGWLLNPIIAGAAMALSSLSVVSNALRLRKFQPKATS from the coding sequence ATGGATACTCTCACACTCAAACTTCGAGGTATGAGTTGCGCTGGTTGCGCCAACAACATCGAAAAGGCAATTCGCTCTGTTTCTGGGGTGATTGACTGTAACGTTAACTTTGGAGCAGAACAAGCGGCCATTCGGTACGATCGCTCTCTAGCAAGTTTAGAGAAAATTCAAACTGCGATCGCAGCTGCGGGATACTCTTCTGACTCACTCCAGTCAGAATTGCTCTCTGAAGAAGATGATACAGAGATTGCGAGTAGGCAAGCATTACAACGCGAACTTTTCCTCAAGGTAATTGTGGGAGGTGTAATCAGCATTTTCCTCTTTTTGGGGTCGTTGCCCATGATGACTGGGCTAAACTTCCCCTTAATTCCCAGCTTTTTGCAAAATCCTTGGGTACAGTTAGCGCTGACAACACCTGTCATTTTCTGGTGTGGTGGATCTTTTTACCGCAATGGCTGGAAATCCCTCAAGCGCCATACGGCGACGATGGACACGTTGATTGCTTTGGGTACTAGTGCAGCGTATATATATTCTTTGTTTGTAACTGTTTTCCCGAATTTTTTTATTGTTCAGGGCTTGATACCTCATGTTTATTATGAAGTTGCAGCCATTGTTATTACCTTAATTTTGCTGGGGCGGTTATTGGAAAATCGCGCTAGGGGACAAACTTCTGAAGCTATCCGCAAACTGATCGGATTGCAAGCCAGAGATGCCAGAGTTATTCGTGATGGTAGAGAAATTGATGTTCCCATTGCCGAAGTCAGAATCAACGATGTAATTTTGGTACGTCCTGGTGAAAAGATTCCAGTCGATGGCGAGGTGATTGCAGGCGATTCGACAGTAGATGAAGCGATGGTGACTGGTGAAAGTTTGCCAGTCAAAAAGCAGCCAGGAGATGAAGTGATTGGGGCGACGATTAACGGTGCGGGTGCATTTCAGTTTCGGGTGACACGAGTCGGAAATGATACGTTTTTGGCTCAAATCGTCAAATTAGTGCAACAAGCCCAAGGTTCTAAAGCACCAATTCAGCGCTTGGCAGATCGAGTTACAGGATGGTTTGTACCAGCTGTGATTGCCGTTGCGATCGCCACTTTCGTCATTTGGTTTAATTTCACGGGCAACCTCACCCTAGCAACAATGACAACGGTGGGTGTACTGATTATCGCTTGTCCTTGTGCTTTGGGTTTAGCCACTCCCACTTCTGTAATGGTGGGGACGGGCAAAGGTGCAGAAAATGGCATCTTGATTAAGGGTGCGGATAGCTTAGAACTAGCACACAAAATTCAAACCATCGTTCTAGATAAAACTGGCACTTTGACTCAGGGTAAACCCACGGTTACAGACTTTGTGACTGTCAACGGTACAGCTAATGGTAATGAAATCAAGCTTTTACAGTTAGCAGCAACGGTAGAACGAAATTCTGAGCATCCTTTAGCTGAAGCGGTGGTAAAATACGCCCAGTCTCAAGAAGTGAGTTTAATAGAGGTAAAGAATTTTCAGGCTAATGCAGGTAGTGGTGTCCAAGCAGTTGTTTCAAATCAGCTTGTGCAAATTGGTACACAACGCTGGTTAACAGAACTTGGAATTAACACCATGACTCTTCAGCAGTATAAAGATACCTGGGAAACTGCTGGTAAAACAGTCATTTTGATTGCTGTAGATGGCGAACTACAAGGAATAATGGGTATTGCCGATGCCCTGAAACCTTCATCAGCAGCAGTGGTGAAAGCATTACAGAAGTTAGGTTTAGAAGTAGTAATGCTTACTGGAGACAATCGTAAAACGGCTGATGCGATCGCAGCAGAAGTTGGCATTGAACGAATCTTTGCCGAAGTGCGTCCAGATCAAAAGGCGGCGATTATCCAATCTCTACAAGGGGAGATAAAAAAATCCCCCAATTCAAAATCTAAAATTGTGGCGATGGTAGGCGATGGGATAAATGATGCGCCAGCCCTAGCACAGGCTGATGTGGGAATTGCTATTGGTACGGGAACAGATGTTGCGATCGCAGCTAGCGATATCACCCTAATTTCTGGAGATTTGCAAGGAATTGTTACAGCAATTCAACTCAGCCATGCCACCATCAACAATATCAAGCAAAATCTCTTCTTTGCCTTTATTTACAACGTCATTGGTATTCCCATTGCGGCTGGAATTTTGTTCCCTATATTTGGTTGGTTACTCAATCCAATTATCGCCGGAGCTGCGATGGCTCTTTCTTCGCTCTCTGTTGTTAGCAATGCTCTCAGATTGCGTAAATTTCAACCAAAAGCTACTTCATAA
- a CDS encoding IS5-like element ISNpu11 family transposase: MKYQCIQKLNPRAFKRRFGVRRKTFKSMVKTIKSFQKINKHSNPGAKPIIDIEKQVLVTLEYWREYRTYFHIATSWGVSESTICRIVHRIESELMQSGMFRLPGKKALLQGLSQPEVVVMDVTETPIERPKRKQQEFYSGKKKRHTLKRQLIINQETGEIICTFFGKGRCHDFALFKASGINFHPETQGLYDSGYQGINQYHSNSYTPKKKPKKGNLSILEKDYNRVLAKERIGIEHINCRLKIFKIFGDRYRNRRRRYGLRCNLLASIYNYELSLPEAKFQTPTIT; this comes from the coding sequence ATGAAATATCAGTGCATCCAAAAGTTAAATCCAAGAGCATTTAAACGTCGCTTTGGAGTTAGAAGAAAAACTTTTAAGAGCATGGTTAAAACTATAAAATCATTCCAAAAGATTAATAAACACTCTAATCCGGGTGCCAAACCTATAATTGATATTGAGAAACAAGTTTTAGTTACCTTAGAATATTGGAGAGAATACAGAACTTACTTTCATATTGCAACTAGTTGGGGAGTCTCGGAATCAACTATTTGCCGCATTGTTCATCGCATAGAATCAGAACTGATGCAGTCAGGAATGTTTCGTCTTCCTGGAAAAAAAGCTTTGCTGCAAGGTTTAAGTCAGCCGGAAGTAGTAGTAATGGATGTAACTGAAACACCCATTGAGCGTCCAAAAAGAAAACAACAGGAATTTTATTCAGGTAAGAAAAAACGTCATACTCTCAAAAGGCAATTGATTATTAATCAAGAAACGGGCGAAATTATTTGCACTTTCTTTGGGAAAGGTCGCTGTCACGATTTTGCTTTATTCAAAGCTAGTGGAATTAATTTTCATCCCGAAACACAAGGTTTATACGATAGCGGTTATCAAGGAATTAATCAATATCATAGTAACAGTTACACTCCCAAAAAAAAGCCTAAAAAAGGAAACCTATCTATCTTAGAAAAAGACTATAATCGGGTTCTAGCAAAAGAGAGAATCGGTATTGAACACATCAATTGCCGTCTGAAAATTTTCAAGATTTTTGGCGATAGATATCGTAATCGCCGTCGTCGTTATGGTCTGCGTTGTAACTTACTAGCCTCAATTTACAACTACGAATTAAGTTTACCAGAAGCAAAATTCCAAACCCCCACCATAACATAA
- a CDS encoding sensor histidine kinase, protein MKQIREIWINIDPFSLQSRLTIGTATFSALVLGSLATWLSWRMQQILVDSHKYNIEQIAKRLPQDVQIYSEMMQPETGLQKAINNLANTNILLWLKSPDNKILVKSATLDLVSDTKVAELMSLTKMPIKPQVYKVNESYFVLCGSSVQVQGKLLGELFVVKDITREQKMFLGMVQSLAIISVLAIIILTAAIAFYIQRSLQPLRQLNQMASVISAEDLGQSQLSVKNAPSEVKELAQTLTMLLSRLSQSWKQEREFVSNVSHELRTPLTIVHGYLQSVLRRQNNLTQTQQEALETAASEAERTIRLLQDLLDLARADSGYLYFQMKSYVLNDLIEEVVMMAKKYSDRIIKIESKVDRIEVKADYSRLKQVLLNLIDNAIKYSEIDTPIAFKLNQLEDRAIVEVCDRGYGIPLQQQARIFERFYRVDESRSHTTGGCGLGLSIVKTLVEGMGGSVSVQSKLGEGSTFTISLPMYSSAI, encoded by the coding sequence GTGAAGCAAATCAGAGAAATTTGGATAAATATAGACCCATTTTCATTACAGTCACGGCTCACGATCGGCACTGCTACATTTTCAGCTTTGGTATTAGGTAGCCTTGCAACATGGCTTAGCTGGAGAATGCAGCAAATATTAGTTGATAGTCATAAGTATAATATAGAACAAATCGCCAAGCGTTTGCCGCAAGATGTGCAAATTTATAGTGAAATGATGCAACCGGAAACTGGGTTGCAAAAGGCTATTAATAACTTGGCAAATACCAACATTTTATTATGGTTAAAAAGTCCTGATAATAAAATTTTAGTAAAATCTGCAACTTTAGATTTGGTATCTGATACTAAAGTAGCTGAGTTAATGTCTTTAACTAAGATGCCGATAAAACCACAAGTTTACAAAGTCAACGAAAGCTATTTTGTTTTATGTGGTAGTTCTGTACAAGTTCAAGGTAAGTTACTCGGTGAGCTATTTGTAGTCAAGGATATTACCCGCGAGCAAAAAATGTTTCTGGGAATGGTGCAGAGTTTAGCAATTATTAGTGTTTTGGCAATTATTATTTTAACTGCTGCGATCGCATTTTACATCCAGCGTTCTCTGCAACCTCTACGCCAGCTAAATCAAATGGCTTCTGTGATTTCGGCTGAAGATTTAGGACAATCGCAGCTATCGGTTAAAAATGCACCCAGCGAAGTTAAAGAATTAGCTCAAACTTTAACTATGCTGTTATCGCGCCTCTCTCAATCTTGGAAGCAAGAACGAGAATTTGTGAGTAATGTTTCTCATGAATTACGCACGCCATTAACAATAGTACATGGTTACTTGCAAAGCGTGTTGCGGAGGCAAAATAATTTAACACAAACCCAACAAGAAGCTTTAGAAACTGCGGCATCGGAAGCTGAACGAACTATCCGTCTGCTACAAGATTTACTTGATTTAGCGCGAGCCGATAGCGGTTACTTATATTTTCAAATGAAATCTTATGTGCTGAATGACTTGATTGAAGAAGTGGTGATGATGGCAAAAAAATATAGCGATCGCATAATTAAAATCGAGTCAAAAGTTGATCGAATTGAGGTGAAAGCAGACTACAGCCGTCTCAAACAAGTATTATTGAATTTGATTGATAATGCTATTAAATATTCTGAGATTGATACACCTATAGCTTTTAAATTAAATCAACTTGAAGATCGGGCAATTGTTGAAGTTTGCGATCGAGGCTATGGAATTCCTTTGCAACAGCAAGCACGGATATTTGAAAGATTTTACCGCGTAGATGAATCCCGCTCTCATACTACTGGGGGTTGTGGTTTGGGTTTATCTATTGTCAAGACACTTGTAGAAGGTATGGGGGGTAGTGTCAGTGTGCAATCAAAGTTAGGGGAAGGGAGTACATTTACAATCAGTTTACCGATGTATAGCAGTGCTATCTGA
- a CDS encoding heavy-metal-associated domain-containing protein has protein sequence MTLQLTVPNMSCSVCASTITKTLQAVDANASVQADPTTKLVSVETQASETEIKEALAAAGYPVAN, from the coding sequence ATGACTCTCCAACTCACAGTTCCCAATATGTCTTGTTCTGTTTGTGCAAGCACCATCACCAAAACACTTCAAGCAGTCGATGCCAATGCAAGCGTTCAGGCTGATCCAACAACCAAGCTTGTCAGTGTAGAAACTCAAGCATCAGAAACAGAAATTAAGGAAGCGTTGGCTGCTGCTGGCTATCCAGTTGCTAACTAA
- a CDS encoding RtcB family protein, whose protein sequence is MQPKNLKRLLRALERQGLDVTYDNRTYSVRLVNSPDAPVAEVLLPEGLPVEARALKQLANLASVRHPSGGCVCRACATPDFHPGDAGVAIGSIVETVGQVIPGTVGSDINCGMRLHVADLTIDEFMAKRDQFVEKMKGDYFFGTRDVTMTAEAMRSLFQYGIPGWLDAMLDRPTGSVVKSDLQQLTQESERIFLGGSMDGNWKLAPEELVPDAGIVRDGGLATIGGGNHFVEVQRVDKVENRPLAHAWGVREGQLAFMIHSGSRNVGKYIGGMWRDKAKATWQKGLKYPDSQIFPLSTHSHPELVASYLQAEATAANYAFINRLLLAELLRLRLREVYNAIRFS, encoded by the coding sequence ATGCAGCCAAAAAATTTAAAACGTCTCCTGCGTGCTTTAGAGCGGCAGGGTTTGGATGTAACTTACGATAATCGCACTTATTCTGTCCGTTTAGTTAATTCTCCTGATGCCCCTGTAGCAGAAGTGCTACTGCCAGAAGGCTTACCTGTAGAAGCTAGAGCACTGAAGCAGTTAGCGAATTTGGCAAGCGTCCGCCACCCATCTGGTGGATGCGTTTGCCGTGCCTGTGCTACCCCTGACTTTCACCCAGGTGATGCGGGTGTTGCCATTGGTTCAATTGTAGAAACTGTGGGTCAGGTTATCCCTGGCACTGTCGGTTCTGATATCAATTGTGGAATGCGCCTGCACGTTGCTGATTTGACAATCGATGAATTCATGGCAAAGCGCGACCAATTCGTCGAAAAAATGAAGGGGGATTACTTCTTTGGTACGCGTGATGTGACAATGACTGCTGAGGCAATGCGATCGCTATTTCAATACGGAATTCCTGGTTGGCTGGATGCCATGCTAGATCGGCCTACCGGGAGTGTAGTCAAATCTGATTTGCAGCAACTTACCCAAGAGAGCGAACGCATCTTCTTAGGTGGTTCAATGGATGGTAACTGGAAACTCGCGCCTGAAGAATTGGTTCCCGATGCTGGAATAGTACGCGATGGTGGACTGGCAACTATTGGCGGCGGCAATCATTTTGTAGAAGTTCAGCGAGTTGATAAAGTCGAAAATCGCCCACTTGCCCACGCTTGGGGAGTGCGCGAGGGACAACTAGCTTTTATGATTCACTCTGGTTCTAGAAACGTGGGTAAGTATATCGGGGGAATGTGGCGAGATAAAGCTAAGGCGACTTGGCAAAAAGGTCTGAAGTACCCTGATTCTCAGATTTTTCCTCTCTCTACCCATTCTCACCCCGAATTAGTCGCCAGTTACCTGCAAGCTGAGGCAACTGCTGCTAACTATGCTTTTATTAATCGCCTGCTATTAGCAGAACTGCTACGTCTGCGTTTGCGAGAAGTATATAATGCAATACGGTTCAGTTAA